The DNA sequence GGTGCAGCTGCAGGATGATACAAGTTCAAGGGTCGATGCCAGGAGGTCCCCGAAGACCTCAACACCCTTCTCTGCAAGTCCTATTCCGCCCTCGAAGCCGTCATATATGAATATAGTGGCCTCCTGTGTGTCCGGGTGCATGGGTGTGGATATGCCCCCGATATCACTCCTGTCGCAGAGGACGTGGAGGGGGAAGAGGGATATGAGGGCGTCTTCAGCCCCATGTATTCCCCCGTGGAAGGCATCCCCACCGTACATCTCCTCAACCTCATCCCTGAGGGAGTCTGGGATGGTGAACCAGAGGGCCCTGGTCCTGAACCTGAGTGGTGGGAGGTCAAGTTCCCTTTTACCCAGGACCCTGCTGTAGCTCATTACCCTGTATCCTGTGTAGTGCTCGGTCACCTCAACCTCGCCGAAGTTAACCTCAAGGTCCCCCAGTCTCCGCTGCCGGAGCTTCCTTATAATCCTGAGCTCGGTGTCCCTGAGGACACTGGTATGGTACTCAACGTCCCTCCTGTCAACGATTATCCTCCTGCCTTCAAGGTCAAAGTCCCGTACGGTGTAGGTGTTGCCGTGGTTCATGAGCACCGCACCCTCATGGGCCTCCCTGTAGGCCTGGGAGCGGCTCATGGTCTCAAGGACGCGGCCCTCACAGATGACCGTGAAGGTGTCCTGGGAGACGTCATCGAGGCCGTACCTGAACTGGGGGTCGCCGCTGCAGGTGAGACCATCTGGTGCCAGTTCAAGCTCCCCATCAGCAAGCATCTCCCCTGCAACACCCACGCTGAAGTCGTATTCCAGGAAGTCATCCAGGATTAAGGGCAGCTCGGAGGCCGCGCATGCAGTCTGGTTCCTCAGTATCAGCCTGTTCTGGAGGTCTATTATTGCATTCTCATGGGGCCTCTCAAAGATGAATGAGGGGTTCTTCATGATGTACTGGTCCAGGGGGTTCTCGAAGGCCACCAGGATCACCATGGAGTCCTTCAGGTTCCTCCCGGCCCTCCCGGCCTGCTGCCAGGTCGATATCATGGTCCCGGGGTAACCAGATATTATGACGGCGTCCAGTGAACCTATGTCTATGCCGAGCTCCAGGGCATTGGTTGCAGTGACACCCAGGAGCCTCCCCTCCTTGAGGTCGGCCTCTATCCTCCGCCTCTGCTCTGCAAGGTAACCTGCCCTGTAGGACGTCACCCTGTCAACGAGTTTGCGGTTCTCCCTATCAAGCTGCTCCCTCGTCCAGCGGGTTACAAGTTCAGCCATCTTCCTTGAGATGGTGAAGCAGAGGGTCTGCACGCCCCTCAGAACAAGGTATGAGAGTATGGCTGAGGTTTCAAGGTGCGCTGAGGGGTCACCCCTCTTCCTGTAGGGGTTGTAGAGTATGAAGTGCTTCGGACCTGAGGGTGAAGTGTCATCCGAGATCACCCTGAAGTCAAGGCCTGTGAGTTTACGTGAAAACTCGGCAGGGTTTGCCAGGGTTGCGCTTGCAAGGACGAACTGGGGCTCTGAGCCGTAGTACCTGCAGATCCTCCGCAGCCTCCTCAGGAGGAGGGCCACGTTGGAGCCGAAAACCCCCCTGTACTGGTGGGCCTCATCAATCACCACGTAGCGCAGGTTACTGTAGAACCGCCTCCACTGGTGATGCCAGGGGAGTATGCGGTGGAGCTGGTGGGGGTTGGTGAGTATCACCCTGGAGTTCTCTCTTATCCAGGGCCTCCGCTCCCTGGGTGTGTCACCATCATAGGTTGACGGGTTGAGTTTGAGTCCGAGCTCTGACTCCAGCTCCTCCAGGACCCCGAGCTGGTCCCTTGAGAGGGCCTTGACAGGGTATATGTAGAGGGCCGTTGCATCAGGGTTGAGGGTGAGGGTCTCCATGATGGGGAGATTGAAGGCCAGTGTCTTCCCGGAGGCCGTGGGGGTTGTTATGAGGATGTTCATCCCCTCCCTTATGGCGTCGAGGGCCTCCCTCTGGTGGCGGTAAAGCCTTATACCCCCTGCATCCAGGTAGTCCCGGATGTTATCAGGGATGTCTGTGGAGTCAGAGTACCTTGCTTCACGGCCAGGGATTGTCTCCACGTGTTCTATGGCATCCCTGAACCGCCAGTCCCTCCTGAACCTCTCAAGAACCCTTTTAACCATGAAAATGAATTATGGTTTAATCTTATTTAATTGTTGTCCAGGGTGCAGAATATCCGTTTATTTAATCTCCAGACTGGCGAAACAGATTCCGGGCGTTACACTTTTCCTTCTGATGAACATAATATGATACAGTGTGTATTAGGGTGTGTGACTTTAAGGAGATATGTGGCTGTGGCCATCATCATGGCCGGCCTGGTCCTGCAGCGGCCTATCTCTCAGGGGGTGGAGCCCCTGTGGAGGGTCGTGTGGCCCTGGTGGTCTTCGCGGACTAGGACCCGCATGAATTTGAAACTCAGCGCTGAGGTCACCGTGATAGGGGCGGGAGACCTCCCATCTGGCTACGATATCCGCATTGAGGATGTGAAGCCATCCTATATCAGGGGCCACGATGCAGTTATCTTCACAGGTGGAAGCGGCCTCTACAGGAGGGCGAAGTCCGGCCGGGTGGACCGGGACCTGGAGATGGCGGCCGATACAGCAGAATCAGCCAGCAGGAGTGATAGGATCATAGGCGCCATATGCGCTGCCCCGGCCATACCAGCCATGGCCGGAATCATGAGGGGGTCAGAATGCTACCATATACCCCGGCCTTGAGGGTGTCCTCTCAGAGAACGGCGCCAGATACGTGAAGGGTGACGTCGTGGTTTCAGGGAGGATTGTAACGGTACCCGCCCCTGAATCCGCCTAAACTGAGGGATACCCTCAGGGAGATGATCAGGAAGAGATGAGGTGTGCATTCATGAAGAAGTATATTTTAATTGTGATGCTTGCCCTGATGGTTGCGGGCTGCGTCTCTGAGGATGGTAACTACACATACAATGAGGGTGTCCAGGACAGCAATGTGGACAATCCTGTTAATGATTCATGGACCAGCGACTCCCAGGATAAGGTTAACGATACTGCTGAGAAAAAATCCAGTTATGAGGCATCAGGCAGCTGTTACCATGTGGTTGACGGTGACACCATAGACGTTGAGGGCGTCGGGAGGATACGCCTGGTAGGGGTTAACACCCCTGAACGTGGACAGCCAGGCTACAGGGAGGCGAAGGACTTCGTGAAGTCCATGTGCCTTGGAAGAACAGTCCAGCTGGACATCGATGATGCTAAAAGACACGACAGGTATGGGAGGGTCCTTGCAGTTGTCTACGTCGACGGTGTCAACCTCAACAGGGAGCTTCTCAGGCGCGGCTATGCCGAGGTAATGTACATACCACCCTCTGAGTTTAACCCATATGGGTGGACATAACAAAAAATAATTTAATGTGGTTAAGATAAATCATCAATGACAGGTAACCAGAGGCAGGTTCGGCGATGTCAGATGTTGTGTTGATTGACATATTTGCAGGTGCGGGGGGGCTTACTGAAGGTTTCCTTCGGAGTGATTATACATTCGTTTCACATATTGAGATGGACAGGGATGCGATTCAGACACTGGAGACAAGGGGACTCTATCATCACCTGCAGAGCGATGGTGACCCCGAGGATTACACCGAATACGTTAATGGTGAGATAGGACGTGAAGAACTATTCAGAAGATATCCTGACTTTGACAGTGAACTGTACATGAACCTTGAACTCACAGAGGAAAACGTGGACAGGGTCATAGAGACCATCAGGTCAAAGATGAATGATATGGGGACAGTTTCTGTTGATGGCATAATAGGTGGGCCTCCATGTCAGGCGTACTCATATGCTGGCAGATCCCGGAAGAACATGGAAAAGGACAGGAGAAACTACCTCTACCTCCTGTACATTAAATTCCTGAAAGAATTCCAGCCGGAATTCTTTGTATTCGAGAACGTCCCCGGGATGAAGTCAGCGCAAAGGGGCCACATACTATCTGATTTCCAGAGGAAGGTAACAGACCTGGAATATAAACTTGACTTTGAAGTGCGTGATGCATATAACTTCGGGGTCCCTCAGAGGAGAAGGAGGATCATAGTCATCGGCCACCGCATGGAAGATAAAAGGATACAGTTTGATGAGGAGAGGTATGCCGGTACAGTGAATGACATCCTATGTGATCTGCCCGCCCTTGAACCCGGCCAGGGCACAGACGGGCCCCAGGAATATAGATCCAGACCATCACGCCTCCTGAATGAGATGGGTATAAGGACAGAGAATGATATTCTCCGACATCACCAGGCGCGAAGACACAACCCGCGGGACCGCGAAATTTACAGGAGAACAATTGACGCATGGAACTCAGAGAGGAGAAGATTAAAATATACAGAACTTCCACCGGAACTCAGGACACACAGGAACACCAGGAGCTTCCTTGACCGTTACAAGGTGGTTGCAGGGGACCTCCCCTATTCCCATACCATTGTCGCGCATATATCAAAGGATGGACACTACTACATCCACCCCGACAGAGAACAGGCCCGTTCTCTGACCGTAAGGGAAGCTGCAAGGATCCAGTCCTTCCCGGATAACTACATATTTGAAGGATCCATGACCTCAAAGTACCGGCAGATAGGAAACGCCGTGCCTCCACTAATGTCTGAGAAGATTGCCCGCAAACTTTATGAAATCTACAGGGGGGACCTCTGATTTCTGAAAAGGATCTGCTGCTTGATATTCATACCAGAATCTGCGAATGGGGAAAAAAGAATTTAAGGAAATTTCCCTGGCGCGAAAGAAGAGATGACTATGGAATTCTGCTGGCTGAAATAATGCTTCACAGAACACGCGCAGAACAGGTGCTTGAAATTTATGAAAACTTTGTTGAAAAATTTCCTGATTTTAAATCGGTGTGTGAAGCGGGACAGGAAACAATAGAAAAAGAAATGGAGTCCCTTGGTCTCAGATGGAGAGCCAGAAATCTCCATAAACTCGCATGTGAGATTGAAAGCAGACACGGGGGGGCTGTTCCAAAAAACAAAAATGATCTCCTTGAACTTCCAGGCATTGGGAACTACATTTCCTCGGCGTTTTTATGTTTTTCCAAAAATATTCCAGAACCCCTTCTGGACACGAACACCGTCAGAATCATTGGTAGATTGTTTGATCTTGAGATCAGTGATTCATCCCGCAGAAAAAAGGATTTTGAAACAGTAATGAGGAAAATTCTTGAATTTGGTGACTGCAGACACCTTTCACTATCGATGATCGATTTCGGAGAGGCTGTGTGCAGAGCTAGCGATCCCCTCTGCCATGAATGTCCCCTGAAACTATCATGCAACTTTTACAGGAGATGTTAGAATGAGAAAAACAATGATTGAAGAGGTAATAAAGGAGGTGCTGGGACCACGAAGTGGCCCTGAGGAATCCATTAAAGGGGACCCCTACGATGAGTATATAACCGGTGTTATCATCCCCGCCGGATGGAGTCCCGCCATAGAAATGGGTGCTGCTGACCCCGATTCTGAAAATGTGAATACAGACATTGTTTCATCAGGAGAGGATGATGATTCTGATTATGAAAGCTCTGTATTATCAGGACCATTCACACGGCCCAGATCATTTGGTATTTCATTCATGGCACCCGCCGGTGCAAAGGAAATGGATATCTGTGTCACGTGGGGTCGATACACCAGATCCGATGATGAGAAAATGTGGAAGAGAAAAGGCCATTTCTGCATCAAAAAATTTTCACTTGAGGAGGATAACACCCGTGAATGCATCTACCGGGAAGATGATGGCAGCATAACGATCAATGTTATGATCAGGGAGGACGGAAACCGTAAAAACGTTAGGGTGATTCTTGTAAATGAACTTAAGGTCGCTCGAAGTGCTTACAGACCTGAAACAGCCTCCTGCATTTTTCAGCCATCCATTCGCATTAACGTTGAAGACCGTCCGGAAACTTCAGATGCCCCTGATGACTACAGAGATGAGATGAATTTCATTTACAGAAACAGAAAGATTGATGTGATGGGAATTCAATGCTCTGCAGTATCAAAATCATGTGAATACTCACATAACCTCAATGAGTCTATTTTATGGCCTGATGGTCTTAATCTGGCTGAAAAATTCCCTGAAATTGAAAATTTCAGAACTCCTGACTTCAGAACAGAATTTGTACCTCTCTATCCCAGTCCGATGCCATCCTTTGATGTGGAAGGGGTTGATGAACTTTCTGCAGAGAAACTTTCAGAGGCATGGAATTCCAGTTCAATTTCAGAGATAGTGAACCCCCTCATAGATGCATATGAAAGGTGGATAGAATGCAATAAAGG is a window from the Methanothermobacter thermautotrophicus str. Delta H genome containing:
- a CDS encoding thermonuclease family protein, yielding MKKYILIVMLALMVAGCVSEDGNYTYNEGVQDSNVDNPVNDSWTSDSQDKVNDTAEKKSSYEASGSCYHVVDGDTIDVEGVGRIRLVGVNTPERGQPGYREAKDFVKSMCLGRTVQLDIDDAKRHDRYGRVLAVVYVDGVNLNRELLRRGYAEVMYIPPSEFNPYGWT
- a CDS encoding DNA cytosine methyltransferase, producing the protein MSDVVLIDIFAGAGGLTEGFLRSDYTFVSHIEMDRDAIQTLETRGLYHHLQSDGDPEDYTEYVNGEIGREELFRRYPDFDSELYMNLELTEENVDRVIETIRSKMNDMGTVSVDGIIGGPPCQAYSYAGRSRKNMEKDRRNYLYLLYIKFLKEFQPEFFVFENVPGMKSAQRGHILSDFQRKVTDLEYKLDFEVRDAYNFGVPQRRRRIIVIGHRMEDKRIQFDEERYAGTVNDILCDLPALEPGQGTDGPQEYRSRPSRLLNEMGIRTENDILRHHQARRHNPRDREIYRRTIDAWNSERRRLKYTELPPELRTHRNTRSFLDRYKVVAGDLPYSHTIVAHISKDGHYYIHPDREQARSLTVREAARIQSFPDNYIFEGSMTSKYRQIGNAVPPLMSEKIARKLYEIYRGDL
- a CDS encoding endonuclease III-like protein — encoded protein: MLHRTRAEQVLEIYENFVEKFPDFKSVCEAGQETIEKEMESLGLRWRARNLHKLACEIESRHGGAVPKNKNDLLELPGIGNYISSAFLCFSKNIPEPLLDTNTVRIIGRLFDLEISDSSRRKKDFETVMRKILEFGDCRHLSLSMIDFGEAVCRASDPLCHECPLKLSCNFYRRC
- a CDS encoding DEAD/DEAH box helicase; translation: MVKRVLERFRRDWRFRDAIEHVETIPGREARYSDSTDIPDNIRDYLDAGGIRLYRHQREALDAIREGMNILITTPTASGKTLAFNLPIMETLTLNPDATALYIYPVKALSRDQLGVLEELESELGLKLNPSTYDGDTPRERRPWIRENSRVILTNPHQLHRILPWHHQWRRFYSNLRYVVIDEAHQYRGVFGSNVALLLRRLRRICRYYGSEPQFVLASATLANPAEFSRKLTGLDFRVISDDTSPSGPKHFILYNPYRKRGDPSAHLETSAILSYLVLRGVQTLCFTISRKMAELVTRWTREQLDRENRKLVDRVTSYRAGYLAEQRRRIEADLKEGRLLGVTATNALELGIDIGSLDAVIISGYPGTMISTWQQAGRAGRNLKDSMVILVAFENPLDQYIMKNPSFIFERPHENAIIDLQNRLILRNQTACAASELPLILDDFLEYDFSVGVAGEMLADGELELAPDGLTCSGDPQFRYGLDDVSQDTFTVICEGRVLETMSRSQAYREAHEGAVLMNHGNTYTVRDFDLEGRRIIVDRRDVEYHTSVLRDTELRIIRKLRQRRLGDLEVNFGEVEVTEHYTGYRVMSYSRVLGKRELDLPPLRFRTRALWFTIPDSLRDEVEEMYGGDAFHGGIHGAEDALISLFPLHVLCDRSDIGGISTPMHPDTQEATIFIYDGFEGGIGLAEKGVEVFGDLLASTLELVSSCSCTEGCPSCIYSPKCGNENSPLHRDATVKILEYLMEQTSGEVREASEVDGDVLAGVEELCSEGNLLDAKLRLHEVLERDPGNPGACYLMGEILRRQGEVEMAAYFHERAMNGS